One Rhinoderma darwinii isolate aRhiDar2 chromosome 3 unlocalized genomic scaffold, aRhiDar2.hap1 SUPER_3_unloc_11, whole genome shotgun sequence genomic region harbors:
- the LOC142682192 gene encoding dnaJ homolog subfamily C member 18-like codes for MERQRAEMLIKIARVRLQCGRTGDALNYLYQAQGLYPTRTAAGLIQAIRGGYFEAEEGPCEQTHGHYEQRDFWAHQNHHAGCGNCSRPEWQEEEEDDEGDYDDDEDDDDDDEDEEEERVMQGFENQEDYYQVLGVRKDANTEVIRKAYRKLALRYHPDKNSSPGATEAFKVIGKAFAVLSDPTKRKSYDDSQGREQAPSDPDLTTDEIFDLFFRGYFSSRAAYAFNGRPREPPRSTRRDEDGRWQRWSAEDDVQDRPRGQQRESMRQSNGQEWKWKEEATHEGRRQGQEQKPEGGQSKGQKEAKRESGRPKTQQERKQDAGRTSPKWWEKKGQEPKKSRWREEMEKHNIKRPRRQEEEEEGVPQKSAYSAFIQVLPVLILVVVSVVAQMTATTPPYCLHSKPSSGLTIPRETSSRGVPYFVGQNFQNRYRGQTLVELERAVEKEYAEQVQAGCWKEKQQRSDLANLARIYGDQRLREKADTFKMENCRKLSDLIGIRRGG; via the exons ATGGAGCGGCAAAGAGCCGAGATGCTCATAAAGATCGCACGGGTGCGACTCCAGTGCGGAAGAACGGGGGATGCTCTGAATTACCTATATCAAGCCCAAGGTCTCTACCCAACGCGCACGGCTGCCGGGCTCATACAGGCCATACGAGGAGGTTATTTTGAAGCCGAAGAAGGCCCCTGTGAACAAACGCATGGTCACTATGAGCAACGTGACTTCTGGGCCCACCAAAACCACCATGCTGGTTGCGGGAACTGCAGCAGGCCAGAGtggcaagaagaagaagaagacgatgaagGAGATTATGATgacgatgaggatgatgatgatgatgatgaagatgaagAAGAGGAAAGGGTGATGCAAGGCTTTGAAAACCAAGAGGATTACTACCAAGTCCTTGGAGTTAGAAAGGACGCCAACACGGAGGTGATCCGGAAGGCGTACCGGAAACTGGCGCTGAGATACCACCCGGACAAGAACAGCTCCCCGGGGGCTACAGAGGCCTTCAAG gttattgGGAAAGCTTTTGCAGTTCTCAGTGATCCAACTAAGAGAAAATCATATGATGACTCACAAGGCCGAGAGCAAGCTCCTTCTGACCCGGACCTGACAACAGACGAGATCTTTGATCTATTTTTCAGGGGTTACTTTTCTTCCCGAGCTGCTTATGCTTTTAATGGTCGTCCACGTGAGCCACCAAGATCAACCAGAAGAGATGAAGACGGGAGATGGCAGAGGTGGTCAGCAGAGGATGATGTGCAAGACAGGCCAAGGGGGCAGCAGAGAGAGAGTATGAGACAAAGTAATGGTCAAGAATGGAAATGGAAAGAGGAGGCCACTCACGAAGGAAGGAGACAAGGCCAAGAGCAGAAACCAGAGGGCGGTCAATCAAAGGGGCAGAAAGAAGCGAAACGAGAGTCGGGAAGACCCAAAACTCAACAAGAAAGGAAGCAAGATGCTGGACGGACAAGTCCAAAGTGGTGGGAGAAGAAGGGTCAAGAACCCAAAAAGTCAAGATGGCGTGAAGAAATGGAGAAACATAATATAAAACGGCCTAGAAgacaggaggaggaagaagaaggtgTTCCACAGAAATCAGCTTATTCTGCCTTCATCCAGGTCCTACCAGTCCTGATCCTGGTGGTGGTATCAGTGGTGGCTCAGATGACTGCCACCACTCCACCGTACTGTCTCCATTCTAAACCTTCTTCTGGCCTAACGATCCCTCGGGAAACCAGCAGCCGGGGAGTCCCGTATTTTGTCGGCCAGAACTTCCAGAATCGTTATCGAGGTCAAACACTGGTGGAGCTGGAGAGGGCAGTGGAGAAGGAATACGCCGAACAAGTCCAAGCCGGTTGTTGGAAAGAGAAACAGCAGAGGTCCGACTTGGCCAACCTTGCCCGGATTTATGGAGACCAGAGATTAAGAGAGAAGGCAGACACCTTCAAGATGGAGAACTGTAGAAAGTTATCAGATCTCATAGGTATACGGAGAGGAGGTTGA
- the PSMB6 gene encoding proteasome subunit beta type-6 has product MAAVKMMSPGAAALTGGDPVEMDWMTREVTTGTTIMAVEFDGGVVIGADSRTTTGAYIANRVTDKLTPVHDRIFCCRSGSAADTQAIADAVTYQLGFHSIELGTLPLVHTAANLFKEMCYKYREELMAGIIVAGWDQRKGGQVYTVPMGGMMVHQPFSIGGSGSSYIYGFVDSTYKTGMTKEECLKFTANALALAMERDGSSGGVIRLAAITEAGVERQVILGNELPRFPVS; this is encoded by the exons ATGGCGGCGGTGAAGATGATGAGTCCTGGAGCTGCGGCTCTGACCGGTGGAGACCCTGTGGAGATGGACTGGATGACCCGGGAAGTGACCACCGGG ACGACGATCATGGCGGTGGAGTTTGATGGCGGTGTGGTTATCGGTGCTGACTCTAGGACCACCACTGG GGCGTACATCGCTAACAGAGTCACGGACAAGCTCACCCCTGTACACGACCGGATCTTCTGCTGTCGCTCCGGCAGCGCCGCCGACACTCAGGCCATCGCTGATGCCGTCACCTACCAGCTGGGATTCCACAG CATTGAGCTGGGCACCCTGCCCCTCGTCCACACAGCCGCCAATCTCTTCAAGGAGATGTGCTACAAGTACCGCGAGGAACTGATGGCCGGGATCATCGTAGCCGGATGGGACCAGAGGAAAGGGGGGCAG GTGTACACGGTGCCCATGGGAGGGATGATGGTTCACCAGCCGTTCTCCATAGGCGGCTCCGGCAGCTCCTACATCTACGGCTTTGTGGATTCTACATACAAGACGGGAATGACAAAGGAGGAGTGTCTGAAATTCACAGCAAACG CTTTGGCTCTGGCGATGGAGCGGGATGGATCCAGTGGGGGTGTCATCCGTCTTGCCGCCATTACAGAAGCGGGTGTGGAGCGGCAGGTCATCCTCGGAAATGAGCTACCCCGATTTCCAGTATCGTGA